In Saprospiraceae bacterium, a genomic segment contains:
- a CDS encoding PorP/SprF family type IX secretion system membrane protein, producing MSGLFISAQDISFSQFNAVNLYYNPAFTGSFPGNYRVSSMYRNQWIGLKDRPLTQMAIAGDIKFSFGFDNPLKDFIGAGVYFNTDRSQVFDWNTNEMAIQLAYHKLLSKNKRSFVSGGFGFGVKQRSVNYDNLYFEDQFDGLDKYNGNTRELLPHNIHASPTLNFGFQYHSYLTRKTHLQIGLAVHKLFTKEYSFYNDFENPDYIGSRENQAFPQYYIYFEPDLSLQ from the coding sequence ATGAGTGGGCTTTTTATCAGCGCCCAAGATATTAGTTTTTCGCAATTTAATGCGGTCAACTTATATTATAATCCCGCATTTACAGGGTCATTTCCAGGCAATTACAGGGTTAGTTCAATGTACCGGAATCAATGGATTGGACTAAAGGACCGGCCGCTTACACAAATGGCTATCGCCGGAGATATCAAATTTAGTTTTGGATTTGACAATCCACTAAAAGACTTTATAGGTGCCGGAGTTTATTTTAATACAGATAGATCTCAGGTTTTTGACTGGAACACAAACGAAATGGCTATTCAATTAGCATATCACAAGCTCTTAAGTAAAAACAAAAGAAGTTTTGTATCTGGCGGTTTCGGATTTGGCGTCAAACAACGGTCTGTAAATTATGATAATCTCTATTTTGAAGACCAATTTGACGGTTTGGATAAATACAACGGAAACACCAGAGAATTGCTGCCCCACAACATTCATGCATCGCCAACTTTGAATTTTGGATTTCAATATCATTCATATTTAACTCGAAAAACGCATCTCCAAATTGGACTTGCTGTGCATAAATTGTTTACAAAAGAATATTCTTTTTATAATGACTTCGAAAATCCTGATTACATAGGTTCCAGAGAAAATCAAGCTTTTCCGCAATATTATATTTATTTCGAACCTGATTTATCGCTACAATAA
- a CDS encoding type IX secretion system membrane protein PorP/SprF, producing the protein MKLFRNIIFISNLIYRYNNFQEIYPKLLVNLQGPHGIIITGFSYRQAFQKSNQNALHTGISTRAVKSQSSLSFADLGFQLGFEFQNFMIGLHYDFGLRDATSYKAPSHSFEISLRLMGEYDNQFNFAPRF; encoded by the coding sequence ATCAAGCTTTTCCGCAATATTATATTTATTTCGAACCTGATTTATCGCTACAATAACTTTCAAGAAATTTATCCAAAATTACTGGTTAATTTGCAAGGACCACATGGTATTATTATAACGGGTTTTTCATATCGTCAGGCATTCCAAAAGTCAAATCAAAATGCATTACATACCGGGATCAGCACAAGAGCTGTCAAAAGTCAGTCTTCTCTTTCCTTTGCTGATCTTGGATTTCAACTTGGGTTTGAATTTCAAAATTTTATGATAGGCTTGCATTACGACTTTGGATTACGGGATGCAACGAGTTATAAAGCACCCTCCCACTCTTTCGAAATCAGTTTAAGACTTATGGGAGAATACGACAATCAATTCAATTTTGCACCCAGATTTTGA